One window of Sardina pilchardus chromosome 2, fSarPil1.1, whole genome shotgun sequence genomic DNA carries:
- the helt gene encoding hairy and enhancer of split-related protein helt: protein MMASKMKDRKRTPVSHKVIEKRRRDRINRCLNELGKTVPMALAKQNSGKLEKAEILEMTVQYLRALHSADFPRGREKGELLAEFANYFHYGYHECMKNLVHYLTTVERMETKDNKYARILAFLQSKSRVVTDPLFSSLGALPDTADYLCQLHSSPEYQSPSPTESMFQQSPPGHFSWHSSARSPTIGYSPVSLSTPTQQHGGYLSPVQGLDHHYINFIGHSHPNAFSLHTAQHAAL from the exons ATGATGGCGTCCAAGATGAAGGATCGCAAA AGAACTCCAGTTTCACACAAGGTGATCGAGAAAAGAAGACGTGACCGCATAAACCGGTGTCTGAATGAACTCGGGAAAACTGTGCCAATGGCGCTCGCCAAACAG AACTCTGGGAAGCTGGAGAAAGCAGAGATTTTGGAAATGACGGTTCAGTACCTGAGGGCCTTGCATTCTGCCGACTTTCCCCggggcagagagaaag GAGAGCTACTAGCGGAGTTTGCGAACTATTTTCACTATGGATACCACGAGTGCATGAAGAACCTGGTTCACTACCTCACCACGGTGGAGCGAATGGAGACCAAAGACAACAAGTACGCGAGGATTTTGGCGTTCCTGCAATCCAAATCCCGCGTCGTCACCGACCCTCTGTTCAGCTCTCTGGGCGCATTGCCAGACACTGCAGACTATTTGTGCCAATTGCACTCTTCCCCAGAGTACCAGAGCCCCAGTCCCACTGAGTCCATGTTCCAGCAAAGCCCCCCCGGACACTTTTCTTGGCACAGTTCGGCGCGGAGTCCAACTATCGGTTACTCGCCGGTGTCTTTATCCACCCCGACACAGCAACACGGCGGATACTTGTCGCCAGTGCAGGGACTTGATCATCATTATATCAACTTCATTGGCCACTCTCATCCAAACGCATTCAGTTTGCACACGGCGCAACACGCTGCTTTGTAA
- the LOC134098842 gene encoding EF-hand calcium-binding domain-containing protein 6-like, whose protein sequence is MPAQRWSLFDVIKRLVREQFQAVEKVFHELDEKNTRRLTQETMYQLLKRFLVRPEVSRGQIRQLWASLITQQDGTLDFLQFARHFGPSLKSARFPNAKRCPPQRGDENLRQRSKRLTCLSDILVHAVHAKVEHSLPDLQLEFEEMDPYRTGFVSPAEFKEVLLTLCSQLDEYECDVLARKFDINRDGRVSYSEFLRPFAGHKQAWRNGSNMAAILQSHRENGDLTEGKDTSKLGTLNVRLKKKLQRKRRALRRAFLRLDVSRCGLLSVAELRAVLLLCGVSLDQEELYQVLSLLDQDLGGRVDYRSLLQHISKPPQPGDQ, encoded by the exons ATGCCGGCACAGCGCTGGAGT CTCTTTGACGTCATCAAGCGCTTGGTGAGGGAGCAGTTCCAGGCCGTGGAGAAGGTGTTCCATGAGCTGGACGAGAAGAACACCCGGCGCCTGACGCAGGAGACCATGTATCAGCTCCTCAAGAG GTTCCTGGTCCGGCCTGAGGTGAGTCGTGGTCAGATCCGGCAGCTGTGGGCCAGCCTCATCACGCAGCAGGACGGCACGCTGGACTTCCTGCAGTTCGCTCGCCACTTCGGCCCCTCCCTCAAGTCCGCTCGCTTCCCCAACGCCAAGCGCTGCCCGCCTCAGCGTGGGGACGAGAACCTGCGCCAACGCTCCAAGCGCCTCACGTGCCTGTCTGACATACTGGTCCATGCTGTACACGCCAag GTGGAACATTCCCTTCCTGATCTGCAGCTGGAGTTTGAGGAGATGGACCCGTACCGCACTGGCTTTGTGAGTCCAGCGGAGTTCAAGGAGGTTCTGTTGACGCTCTGCTCCCAGCTGGACGAATACGAGTGTGACGTCCTTGCTAGGAAGTTTGACATCAACAGAGACGGAAG GGTTTCCTACAGTGAATTCCTGAGGCCCTTTGCTGGACATAAGCAGGCATGGAGGAATGGATCCAACATGGCTGCCATCTTGCAGTCGCACAGAGAGAATGGGGATTTGACTGAGGGGAAGGACACCTCCAAATTAGGAACCCTGAATGTTAGGCTCAAGAAGAAG cTCCAGAGGAAGCGGCGAGCCCTGCGCCGTGCCTTTCTCCGGCTGGACGTGTCCCGCTGTGGCCTGCTGTCGGTGGCGGAGCTGCGGGCCGTCCTGCTGCTCTGTGGCGTCTCTCTGGACCAGGAGGAGCTCTACCAGGTGCTCTCCCTCCTGGACCAGGACCTGGGGGGCCGCGTGGACTACCGCTCGCTTCTCCAGCACATCAGCAAACCACCACAGCCAGGAGATCAGTGA